Proteins encoded together in one Penaeus vannamei isolate JL-2024 chromosome 11, ASM4276789v1, whole genome shotgun sequence window:
- the LOC113814496 gene encoding protein misato homolog 1 translates to MAKSARELITLQIGHYANFIGTHWWNLQEASFVYDDSSTTDINHDFLFREGITPQKQETYTPRLLSIDIKGNLGSLPVDGSLYSPQRNDLSVNEASWHGRVELIKQLPEEKNEYLMDLEIEDSRYFTQRDEDKDICMDDVNNEHGAKSSSLPASQKIYDLSKSVRVWSDFLRPHLHPNSLYLLDEMLLQSGRAVVEGSQSNYGFLAGASVYQREDVEDGITDRIRLLAESCGSLQGYQILTDVHNAMGGVSQGILQHLEDEYSTKDFITFGITPPHLNPQTPQAKALIQATIAQSYSELSSLSGVFVPLNLRSHCLDLQAPVTKWPHLNIEENNQYLSSSIIAAFLDTMSLIYRSRTSPLPVAHIVDVLTFGGRKIAGGSLALPYGLGVDDYLFDWVKGHRPPLMSVSSGCDISVDPVSEVQVIRGVQSSRLVSSDTRLPPGVRYASAAQLYQSFLEESETPPSLRFITSVRDPLKVGTPFPSIFSEKLSEDGLLVPSTSSFSATSVKSTPCGAGLHQGGSIGTLLEQLLESAQNLNVMKVPQLIDEGMDKEGWSSVLEELKKLKLNYCHNNEEMESSDDD, encoded by the exons ATGGCGAAGTCAGCACGTGAACTAATCACCCTTCAAATTGGGCATTATGCAAACTTTATTGGCACACATTGGTGGAATCTTCAG GAGGCTAGTTTCGTGTACGATGATTCATCCACGACAGACATCAACCATGATTTTCTCTTCAGGGAAGGCATTACACCCCAG AAACAAGAGACCTACACGCCCCGCTTGCTGTCCATAGACATTAAGGGGAATCTTGGAAGTCTACCTGTTGATGGGTCTCTGTACAGCCCCCAGCGTAATGATCTCTCAGTAAATGAAGCTTCATGGCATGGACGTGTAGAGCTCATAAAACAGTTGCcggaggagaagaatgagtacCTTATGGACTTGGAGATAGAGGATTCACGTTACTTTACTCAGAGAGATGAAGACAAGGATATTTGCATGG ATGATGTAAACAATGAGCATGGAGCCAAAAGCAGCAGCCTCCCAGCATCACAGAAGATTTATGACCTGTCAAAGTCTGTCAGAGTCTGGTCAGATTTCCTCCGTCCGCACCTTCACCCAAACTCCTTATATCTCTTAGATGAAATGCTTCTTCAGAGTGGAAGAGCAGTTGTTGAGGGGAGTCAGAGCAACTACGGTTTCTTAGCAGGAGCGTCTGTGTACCAAAGGGAAGATGTTGAAGATGGAATTACTGATAGAATAAGGTTACTGGCAGAGTCTTGCGGTAGTTTACAG GGTTACCAGATATTGACAGACGTTCATAATGCAATGGGAGGAGTGAGCCAGGGGATTTTACAGCACCTAGAAGATGAATACAGTACAAAGGACTTCATAACCTTTGGCATAACTCCACCACACCTTAATCCACAGACTCCACAGGCTAAAGCTTTGATACAAGCTACTATAGCACAG TCTTATTCGGAGTTGAGTTCGTTATCAGGAGTGTTCGTGCCTTTGAACTTAAGATCACATTGCTTGGACCTCCAGGCACCGGTTACCAAATGGCCACACTTGAATATAGAg GAAAACAACCAGTACTTATCTAGCAGTATAATAGCAGCGTTCTTGGACACAATGAGCCTCATATACCGTTCCCGTACTTCTCCCTTGCCAGTAGCGCACATAGTGGATGTTTTAACCTTTGGTGGACGAAAG attgcTGGAGGAAGCCTGGCTCTACCCTATGGACTTGGTGTCGACGATTATCTGTTTGACTGGGTGAAGGGACACAGGCCACCTCTGATGTCCGTGAGCAGTGGTTGCGATATCAGTGTTGACCCAGTCAGTGAAGTGCAGGTCATTAGAGGTGTTCAGTCGTCAAGGCTAGTTAG TTCAGACACAAGACTACCTCCTGGTGTGCGCTATGCAAGTGCAGCTCAGCTTTACCAGAGCTTCCTTGAGGAGTCGGAGACACCACCAAGCTTACGTTTCATAACCAGTGTGCGAGATCCTTTGAAAGTCGGCacacctttcccctccatcttctctgaAAAGCTCTCGGAAGATGGCTTGCTTGTACCTTCTACCAGTTCTTTTAGTGCCACATCAG TAAAAAGCACTCCCTGTGGTGCTGGACTTCATCAGGGAGGAAGTATAGGCACCCTTTTGGAACAGCTGTTGGAGAGTGCCCAGAATCTCAATGTAATGAAAGTGCCTCAGTTGATAGACGAAGGCATGGACAAAGAAGGCTGGTCAAGCGTACTAGAAGAGTTGAAGAAGCTGAAACTC